One Thomasclavelia spiroformis DSM 1552 DNA window includes the following coding sequences:
- a CDS encoding discoidin domain-containing protein, with product MSVPIYAQESRIAPTNQYSVDQVTTITNGSGAINASEDVANYANLDQFTLNGTFSFTSNSNSGVNAIFFIGDNTTANNYFTLYAIPSSKRLGVELRNISGNQMLSNSYVTLNDVDFTMEHKVTFTMSKNNYFRIYLDGKKVLEGNAPSGFTNEVIDNPNYMGFGVGSRASGNNYPMTGNLKNLELYNCALSESEIMSYHLGALESIAYKYENIYYQDSNVQRVQDNENISKLVSMDSGSISIRYKVNDQNLGRMSLFSISDNLSENKYIDLYVDPSNNIFGLDVEGTKDFVMPTTSLNRANRTVKDTSWHTITITKENGNAKGFMFYLDGAYVDKYTSAVPEGFFSLLADANAVNFGFIDTSGDDLESLTGAIDYVRAYNEILDPSTILQEHTLTNWQPGQEIDMTNAIKTENEDLYYAGYENSSSYRIPSLLKTSKGTLLAAIDKRITGAQDCGNIDIAVRRREANQENFGDPIIINDLISNPNNPSSSAFLIDSSMVEDKETGRIFLLADMFPESSGLMDTSQLTTGTGYKEIDGVDYLQLFDQAGNEYTVRPEDGFGYVYDSQNNKTGYTVILESDAPYHERGSLYLNGEYKGNIYMLKNGPEKGELHVLNTQYLWLYYSDDDGKTWSNPIDITPQVKADWMMFLGTGPGVGIQMEDGTLGFPVYSANKNVGGSQSSAMIISNDGGKTWQLGDSPQTNMGNDRETMNNSGKMFTESQAVQLNNGQVKLFMRNTYANKVYVATSSDNGLTWDKVEQIDINEVYCQLSVTNFTRNGKEYVVMTNPDHSPRTQGMVHIGEVDQATGDITWLDSQILNTGKFLYSCLSVLQNDDEDVRFGLLYEDDTDGTFRIKYTEFNDDFIYAGTKTEELKDPKLVDYNVSFDNDKINVALTFDQELLAIGNPQLKLNVGSQEIIADYKEGSSSDTIFFEATLPKQINGVMKAVELLETNGIIENIKNGKVAVLNTNIYDFTEITSGITVSSYTSQHSSSTAENTDGAAVNVIDGNINTYWHSTWGNANINLPQSVTLKLDKTKTLYKLAYTPRQNSNNGRIKEYEIATSIDGNEFTTVASGQWVDSKDIQYVEFIPTDANYIKITATEAYGGGAKQSCNIAEIGLFEYSDGVINVGDKTALTNLVNTVKDLDTSIYAKPTVDNLINAINEAQKLLDTNLVSQQMLDNAYTKLINAKTALINISKATNALAKLDELKEENYTPESWQIFINELTTLKEQLNDITSSREVLDIVVKADYIESQLIKAEITDTNKTALKIAIDIASLISEESLENVIPVVVDEFKAALSEANEVYNNTSATQKEVNNAFDRLANAMQKLEFYKGNKTKLIEAIEEANSKQEEDYTANSWKALQEALQEANKILADENVMQKEVDEATNKLQEALDNLVTTVDKSLLQVFVEYVSGLDSNKYTEATWKAFETELTEANVILKDANATQEQVDNAYNQLVKAYLDLRLIPDKSLLEELINKAEGLNVANYTKATFDGLTKALNEAKAVYENPNATQKEVDSAKATLEKAINNLEVTPINNGDTTSVKTGDSSYITTSLGLIMTSGLIASYLKKKKKS from the coding sequence ATGAGTGTCCCGATTTATGCACAGGAAAGTAGAATTGCTCCAACTAATCAATATTCAGTTGATCAAGTAACTACTATAACTAATGGATCAGGGGCGATTAATGCCAGTGAAGATGTTGCAAACTATGCTAATTTAGATCAGTTTACATTAAATGGAACTTTCAGTTTTACAAGCAACAGTAATAGTGGTGTTAATGCAATCTTCTTTATAGGAGATAATACGACTGCAAACAATTATTTTACGTTGTATGCAATTCCAAGTTCAAAAAGATTAGGAGTAGAGTTAAGAAATATTTCTGGAAATCAGATGTTAAGTAATTCTTATGTAACTCTTAATGATGTCGATTTTACGATGGAACATAAAGTTACTTTTACAATGTCTAAAAATAACTATTTCCGTATTTATTTAGATGGAAAAAAAGTATTAGAAGGAAATGCACCATCTGGCTTTACTAATGAAGTAATTGATAATCCTAATTATATGGGATTTGGTGTTGGAAGTAGAGCTAGTGGAAATAATTATCCAATGACTGGTAATTTAAAAAATTTAGAATTGTACAATTGTGCTTTAAGTGAAAGTGAAATTATGTCTTATCATTTAGGAGCACTTGAAAGTATTGCATATAAATATGAAAATATTTATTATCAAGATAGTAATGTGCAAAGAGTGCAAGATAATGAAAATATTTCTAAGTTAGTTTCTATGGATAGTGGAAGTATTTCAATTAGATATAAAGTTAATGATCAGAATTTAGGAAGAATGTCATTGTTTTCTATCTCAGATAATCTTAGTGAAAATAAATATATAGATTTATATGTAGATCCAAGTAACAATATTTTTGGATTAGATGTAGAAGGAACAAAAGATTTTGTTATGCCAACTACATCACTTAATCGAGCTAATCGAACAGTCAAAGATACATCTTGGCATACAATTACGATTACAAAAGAAAATGGTAATGCTAAAGGATTTATGTTTTATTTAGATGGGGCTTATGTTGATAAATATACTTCAGCAGTTCCAGAAGGATTCTTTAGTCTTTTAGCTGATGCTAATGCTGTTAACTTTGGTTTTATTGATACATCAGGAGATGACTTAGAATCATTGACAGGTGCAATTGATTATGTTAGAGCATACAATGAAATATTAGATCCAAGTACAATTTTACAAGAACATACTCTAACAAATTGGCAACCTGGTCAAGAAATCGATATGACTAATGCAATAAAAACAGAAAATGAAGATTTATATTATGCGGGATATGAAAATTCAAGTTCATATCGAATTCCATCATTATTAAAAACTTCAAAAGGTACCTTATTAGCTGCAATTGATAAACGAATTACAGGTGCACAAGATTGTGGAAATATTGATATTGCAGTTAGAAGACGTGAAGCTAATCAAGAAAATTTTGGAGATCCAATTATTATTAACGATTTAATTTCTAATCCAAACAATCCTTCATCATCAGCTTTTTTAATTGATAGTAGCATGGTCGAAGATAAAGAAACAGGTCGTATTTTTTTGCTTGCTGACATGTTTCCAGAATCTTCTGGGTTAATGGATACAAGTCAGTTAACAACAGGAACAGGATATAAAGAAATTGATGGCGTTGATTATTTACAGTTATTTGACCAAGCAGGTAATGAATATACTGTTAGACCGGAAGATGGATTTGGGTATGTTTATGATAGTCAAAATAATAAAACTGGCTATACAGTTATTTTAGAAAGTGATGCTCCATATCACGAACGTGGTAGCCTTTATTTAAATGGTGAATATAAAGGTAACATTTATATGTTAAAAAATGGACCTGAAAAAGGTGAATTACATGTATTAAATACACAATATTTATGGTTATATTATTCTGATGATGATGGTAAAACATGGTCTAATCCAATTGATATAACACCTCAGGTTAAAGCTGATTGGATGATGTTTTTAGGAACAGGGCCTGGCGTTGGAATTCAAATGGAAGATGGTACTCTAGGTTTTCCAGTTTATAGTGCAAATAAAAATGTTGGAGGTAGCCAGTCTTCAGCTATGATTATTAGTAATGATGGAGGAAAAACTTGGCAGTTAGGTGATTCACCACAAACTAATATGGGTAATGACCGTGAAACAATGAATAATAGCGGTAAAATGTTTACAGAATCACAAGCAGTTCAATTAAATAACGGACAAGTTAAATTATTTATGAGAAATACTTATGCAAACAAGGTGTATGTTGCAACAAGTAGTGATAATGGATTGACTTGGGATAAAGTAGAACAAATTGATATTAATGAGGTATATTGTCAATTATCAGTAACTAATTTTACTCGTAATGGAAAAGAATATGTTGTAATGACAAATCCAGATCATTCTCCAAGAACACAGGGAATGGTTCATATTGGTGAGGTAGATCAAGCAACAGGTGATATTACATGGTTAGATAGCCAAATTTTAAATACAGGAAAATTTTTATACTCATGTCTAAGCGTATTACAAAATGATGATGAAGATGTTCGTTTTGGTTTGTTATATGAAGATGATACTGATGGAACATTTAGAATAAAGTATACAGAATTTAATGATGATTTTATTTATGCTGGAACTAAAACGGAAGAATTAAAAGATCCAAAATTAGTAGATTATAACGTTAGTTTTGATAATGATAAAATTAATGTAGCTTTAACATTTGATCAAGAACTACTAGCAATTGGAAATCCACAATTAAAATTAAATGTAGGTAGTCAAGAAATAATTGCTGATTATAAAGAAGGTTCTAGCAGTGATACAATCTTTTTCGAAGCTACATTACCAAAACAAATCAATGGTGTAATGAAAGCAGTCGAATTACTTGAAACTAATGGTATTATTGAAAATATTAAAAATGGTAAAGTAGCTGTATTAAATACTAATATTTACGATTTTACTGAAATTACTAGCGGTATTACTGTTTCTAGCTATACATCACAACATTCATCTAGTACTGCAGAAAATACAGATGGTGCAGCAGTTAATGTTATTGATGGTAATATAAATACATATTGGCATTCAACATGGGGAAATGCAAATATCAACTTACCACAATCAGTAACTCTAAAATTAGATAAAACAAAAACACTATATAAATTAGCATATACACCACGTCAAAATAGTAATAATGGTAGAATTAAAGAATATGAAATTGCAACAAGTATTGATGGTAACGAATTTACAACAGTTGCCTCAGGACAATGGGTAGATAGTAAAGATATTCAATATGTTGAATTTATTCCTACTGATGCAAATTATATTAAAATAACAGCAACAGAAGCATATGGCGGTGGTGCAAAACAAAGTTGTAATATTGCAGAAATTGGTTTATTTGAATATAGTGATGGGGTAATTAATGTGGGTGATAAAACTGCATTAACTAACTTAGTTAATACAGTTAAAGATTTAGATACATCTATTTATGCAAAACCTACAGTTGATAATCTTATTAATGCAATAAATGAAGCTCAAAAATTATTAGATACAAATCTTGTATCACAACAAATGCTAGATAATGCATATACAAAATTAATAAATGCAAAAACTGCATTGATTAATATTAGTAAAGCTACTAATGCACTAGCAAAATTAGATGAACTAAAAGAAGAAAATTATACACCAGAATCATGGCAAATCTTTATCAATGAATTAACAACATTAAAAGAACAATTAAATGATATAACATCATCAAGAGAAGTTTTAGATATTGTTGTTAAAGCAGATTATATTGAAAGTCAATTAATTAAGGCAGAAATTACAGATACAAATAAAACAGCATTAAAGATTGCAATTGATATAGCAAGCTTAATCAGTGAAGAAAGTTTAGAAAATGTAATACCTGTTGTAGTTGACGAATTCAAAGCAGCATTAAGTGAAGCAAATGAAGTATACAATAATACTAGTGCTACTCAAAAAGAAGTAAATAATGCATTTGATCGACTTGCAAATGCAATGCAAAAATTAGAATTTTATAAAGGCAATAAAACTAAATTAATTGAGGCAATCGAAGAAGCTAACAGTAAACAGGAAGAAGATTATACAGCAAATTCATGGAAAGCATTGCAAGAAGCATTACAAGAAGCTAATAAAATATTAGCTGATGAAAATGTAATGCAAAAAGAAGTAGATGAAGCAACAAATAAATTACAAGAAGCACTTGATAATTTAGTAACAACAGTTGATAAGAGTTTATTACAAGTATTTGTAGAATATGTAAGTGGATTAGATTCAAATAAATATACAGAAGCTACATGGAAAGCATTTGAAACAGAATTAACTGAAGCAAATGTGATATTAAAAGATGCAAATGCAACACAGGAACAAGTAGACAATGCTTATAATCAACTAGTAAAAGCATACTTAGATTTAAGATTAATTCCAGATAAGAGTTTATTAGAAGAATTAATCAATAAGGCAGAAGGATTAAACGTAGCAAATTATACAAAAGCAACATTTGATGGCTTAACAAAAGCATTAAATGAAGCAAAAGCAGTATATGAAAATCCAAATGCCACTCAAAAAGAAGTAGATAGTGCAAAAGCTACATTAGAAAAAGCAATCAATAACTTAGAAGTAACACCAATAAATAATGGTGATACTACAAGTGTAAAAACTGGAGATTCTAGTTATATTACAACAAGTTTAGGCTTGATTATGACATCTGGATTAATTGCAAGCTATTTAAAAAAGAAAAAGAAATCATAA
- a CDS encoding NUDIX hydrolase produces the protein MENVRFHITVKGIVVLNNQILLMKRARPSSDGLGYWELPGGGLEYGETPNQALIRELKEETGLDIIIIKPAYTFSKIRKHYQTVGIGYLCIPKNDHVQLSDEHTDYLFATIDKAKELLDEEIFNDIIYTINEYYDKMSKK, from the coding sequence ATGGAAAATGTAAGATTTCATATAACTGTAAAAGGTATTGTCGTATTAAATAATCAAATTTTATTAATGAAAAGAGCTCGTCCCTCAAGTGATGGACTTGGATATTGGGAATTACCAGGGGGTGGTTTAGAATATGGAGAAACCCCTAATCAAGCATTAATTCGTGAATTAAAAGAAGAAACAGGATTAGACATAATAATTATTAAACCAGCTTATACTTTTTCTAAAATTAGAAAACATTATCAAACAGTTGGAATTGGTTATTTATGTATTCCCAAAAATGATCATGTTCAATTATCTGATGAGCATACTGATTATCTATTTGCTACAATTGATAAAGCTAAGGAATTATTGGATGAAGAAATTTTTAATGACATAATTTATACTATTAATGAATATTATGATAAAATGTCAAAAAAATAA
- a CDS encoding metallophosphoesterase, with amino-acid sequence MKAIKKIIATAICLMIIIGLCIFNPVSATEEPLLTVAFMSDLHNQQSTLESGNIRNSITKVCDDLATNENTDVLVIGGDVTSDSYVSKPVLESVLNKVVNETNKVTKNTLWITGNHDYNAGERDGYDSAPYYEFYMKQNVGELSDLESYYEEYKGEPQLLAYHYVIKGFDFICLNTSHEMLEGGKQNSNYAYSDGTMSWVDNKLEELGKNKTVFVIGHFPFRDSHSLSSSSKGMTVECDNKFKSILSKYPNVLYFYGHDHGTDSAYIRSDTAQRTTEYLADGSIKPEISGIGDSVLWTLEKTNDGYSLQNVQIGKYLGYDGNLNTIENRSSWEIVKNDDSFTLKYLENGRSLHIGTGNKFSLGSASPIKFYQQIGEEYLESNSLTEGAKYVLVSNENYALTNLTNGATGESIRLEPLYVEKTENGICDAKIAEPSFISTFMGSLRYYNNNIEDGPTVEDSKVVQNLMMYVYKD; translated from the coding sequence ATGAAAGCAATAAAGAAAATTATTGCCACCGCTATTTGTTTAATGATAATAATAGGATTGTGTATTTTTAATCCTGTCAGTGCTACTGAAGAACCATTATTAACAGTTGCATTTATGTCTGATTTACATAATCAGCAAAGCACACTTGAAAGTGGGAATATTAGAAATTCCATTACTAAAGTATGCGACGACTTAGCTACAAACGAAAATACTGATGTTTTAGTTATTGGAGGTGATGTAACATCGGATTCCTATGTATCAAAACCTGTTTTAGAATCTGTATTAAATAAAGTTGTAAACGAAACAAATAAAGTAACAAAAAATACACTTTGGATAACTGGCAATCATGATTACAATGCTGGTGAAAGAGATGGTTATGATAGTGCACCATATTATGAATTTTATATGAAACAAAATGTTGGTGAATTATCTGATTTAGAAAGTTATTATGAAGAATATAAAGGAGAACCTCAACTTCTTGCATATCATTATGTAATAAAAGGATTCGATTTTATTTGTCTTAATACTTCTCATGAAATGTTAGAAGGTGGAAAACAAAATTCTAATTATGCTTATAGTGATGGAACAATGAGTTGGGTAGATAATAAACTTGAAGAACTGGGAAAAAATAAAACAGTTTTTGTAATTGGTCATTTCCCATTTAGAGATTCACATAGTTTATCATCTTCTTCAAAAGGTATGACTGTTGAATGTGATAATAAATTCAAATCAATTCTTTCTAAATACCCTAATGTTTTATATTTTTATGGACATGACCATGGTACAGATAGTGCTTATATTCGTAGTGATACAGCTCAACGAACTACAGAATATTTAGCTGATGGTAGCATTAAACCTGAAATTTCAGGTATTGGAGATAGTGTTTTATGGACTTTAGAAAAAACTAATGACGGATATTCATTACAAAATGTTCAAATCGGAAAATATTTAGGATATGATGGTAATTTAAATACTATTGAAAATCGTTCGAGTTGGGAAATTGTTAAAAATGATGATAGCTTTACTTTAAAATATTTAGAAAATGGTAGAAGTCTTCATATTGGAACTGGTAATAAATTTTCACTTGGTTCTGCTAGTCCAATTAAATTTTATCAACAAATTGGTGAAGAATATCTTGAAAGTAATAGCTTAACTGAAGGAGCTAAATATGTTTTAGTTTCTAATGAAAATTATGCTTTAACTAATCTTACAAATGGAGCAACTGGCGAAAGTATTCGTCTTGAACCTCTTTATGTTGAAAAAACAGAAAATGGTATTTGTGATGCAAAAATTGCTGAACCAAGTTTTATTTCTACATTTATGGGTTCACTTCGCTATTATAATAATAATATTGAAGATGGACCAACTGTTGAAGATTCTAAAGTGGTTCAAAACTTAATGATGTATGTATATAAAGATTGA
- a CDS encoding Tex family protein has protein sequence MNEEIIKIAAKELEITEKQINAVLELLEQGNTVPFIARYRKEATGGLDEDQIRNIDKYYQYQVNLLKRKEDVIRLIDEKGMLTKQLEADILKATKLNEVEDLYRPYKEKRKTKATEAKVKGLEPLSKWILSLPKGNIDEEAKKYLNDKVENIEDAIQGALDIIAEVISDDIKYRKFVKDIIYKSGVIETKVKKKNSDETKVYEMYYDYHERVNRIVSHRILAINRAEKEKVITVNINVNKDFLIEYINRGVTKNRNSSVNEYILKAVEDSLNRLLLPSIEREVRNELTEKASEQALKVFSINLEKLLMQAPLKDKMVLGVDPAYRTGCKLAVVDQTGKVLKIDKVFITIPKDNYDKEKKILLDIIKTYKIEIIAIGNGTASRESEAFISKLIKDNNLDVDYAIISEAGASVYSASKLAKEEFPDYQVEERSAVSIARRLQDPLAELVKIEPKAISVGQYQHDIAQKQLEEQLDFVVEKAVNSVGVDINTASVSLLQYVSGLNSAVAKNIIKYRDEHGKFTNREEIKNVNKLGSKTYQQSIGFLRIPGANDPFDATAIHPENYQQAKALLKLINASEKELGTKEIASKLTTINKENILEELKIDSYTLDDIIDSFIKPNRSPRDNYATPLLKKDILKIEDLKPGMVLEGTVRNVVDFGAFIDIGLKNDGLVHISKISHERIKHPLDKLSIGDIVEVYVIDVDVNKHRVGLSMIKD, from the coding sequence ATGAACGAAGAAATTATCAAAATAGCAGCAAAAGAATTAGAAATCACTGAAAAACAAATTAATGCAGTTTTAGAATTATTAGAACAAGGAAATACGGTACCATTTATTGCCCGTTATCGTAAAGAAGCAACAGGTGGGTTAGATGAAGATCAAATAAGAAATATTGATAAATATTATCAATATCAAGTTAATTTATTAAAACGTAAAGAAGATGTAATTAGATTAATTGATGAAAAAGGTATGTTGACAAAACAGCTAGAGGCAGATATTTTAAAAGCAACTAAATTAAATGAGGTTGAAGATCTATATCGTCCTTACAAGGAAAAAAGAAAAACAAAAGCTACAGAAGCAAAAGTAAAAGGATTAGAACCATTAAGTAAATGGATATTATCTTTACCAAAAGGAAATATAGATGAAGAAGCAAAAAAATATCTAAATGATAAAGTAGAAAATATTGAAGATGCTATTCAAGGAGCATTAGATATTATTGCAGAAGTTATTAGTGATGATATAAAATATCGTAAATTTGTTAAAGATATAATATATAAATCTGGAGTAATTGAAACTAAAGTTAAAAAGAAAAATTCTGATGAAACAAAAGTATATGAAATGTATTATGATTATCATGAACGTGTTAATCGAATAGTATCACATCGTATTTTAGCGATAAATCGTGCTGAAAAAGAAAAAGTAATTACTGTCAATATTAATGTAAATAAAGATTTTTTAATTGAGTATATTAATCGAGGAGTAACAAAAAATCGAAACAGTAGCGTTAATGAATATATATTAAAAGCTGTGGAGGATAGTTTAAATCGATTATTATTACCATCGATTGAAAGAGAAGTACGTAATGAATTAACAGAAAAAGCAAGTGAACAAGCATTAAAAGTATTTTCAATTAACTTAGAAAAATTACTTATGCAAGCTCCATTAAAAGATAAAATGGTTTTAGGAGTTGACCCTGCCTATCGTACAGGATGTAAATTAGCAGTAGTTGATCAAACTGGAAAAGTATTAAAGATTGATAAAGTATTTATTACCATTCCTAAAGATAACTATGATAAAGAAAAGAAAATACTTTTAGATATTATTAAAACTTATAAAATTGAAATCATTGCAATTGGTAATGGTACAGCTAGTCGTGAAAGTGAAGCTTTTATTTCAAAATTAATTAAAGACAATAATCTTGATGTTGATTATGCAATTATTTCAGAAGCTGGAGCATCTGTTTATTCAGCAAGTAAGCTTGCTAAAGAAGAATTTCCGGATTATCAAGTAGAAGAACGTTCAGCAGTATCAATTGCTCGAAGATTACAAGATCCATTAGCTGAGTTAGTAAAAATTGAGCCAAAAGCAATTAGTGTAGGACAATATCAACATGATATTGCACAAAAACAACTAGAAGAACAATTAGATTTTGTTGTAGAAAAAGCCGTAAATAGTGTAGGGGTTGATATTAATACAGCGTCTGTATCTTTATTACAATATGTATCTGGATTAAATAGTGCTGTAGCAAAAAATATCATTAAATATCGTGATGAACATGGTAAATTTACTAATCGTGAAGAAATTAAAAATGTAAATAAATTGGGTTCAAAAACATATCAGCAGTCAATTGGTTTTTTAAGAATTCCAGGTGCTAATGATCCTTTTGATGCAACTGCAATTCATCCAGAAAATTATCAACAGGCAAAAGCATTATTAAAATTAATTAATGCTAGTGAAAAAGAACTAGGTACTAAGGAAATTGCATCTAAATTAACAACAATTAATAAAGAAAATATATTAGAAGAATTAAAAATAGATAGTTATACACTTGATGATATTATTGATAGTTTTATCAAACCTAATCGTTCACCACGTGATAACTATGCTACGCCGCTTTTAAAGAAAGATATTTTAAAAATTGAAGACTTAAAACCAGGAATGGTTTTAGAAGGTACAGTTAGAAATGTAGTTGATTTTGGAGCATTTATTGATATTGGTCTAAAAAATGATGGATTAGTACACATTTCTAAGATTTCACATGAAAGAATTAAGCATCCTTTGGATAAACTAAGTATAGGAGATATAGTAGAAGTTTATGTTATTGATGTAGATGTTAATAAACATCGTGTTGGTTTAAGTATGATAAAAGATTAA
- the pepV gene encoding dipeptidase PepV: MIDFKSEVLKIKDQMIEDIKMLCAIPSTQDDNTVAEFAPFGKANRQALDAMLKIGKRDGFKVEDVDGYAGHIDIGEGNETFGILGHLDVVPVNEIGWDSDPFEVIIKDDKLYGRGVADDKGPLLAGYYAAKIINSLNLPVKMKIRVIFGCNEELGSRCVKYYFSKKPYPKMGFTPDASFPVVYGEKAGGEFVIEGNVEKGGLIYLSAGNRANIVPETCEAVICGNYKQYVDSYKSFLSINDLTGDIEEEGNHTKLVLKGKSAHASTPEEGINAVVYLCKYLATVVDNKLVNFILEYLDDCNGKKLGIDHVGVMGPLTLNLGIISYCKENFKITLDLRCPHDMDFDNMISKFQTVCANYGFNESHNIGKALYVDPDSKLIKTLHEAYVNVTGDTVNKPQTMGGGTYAKSMPNCVAFGAEFLGEDNLIHGNNENIKIESLLKATEIYCQAIYNLIKV, encoded by the coding sequence ATGATAGATTTCAAATCAGAAGTTTTAAAAATAAAAGATCAAATGATTGAAGATATAAAAATGTTATGTGCTATTCCATCAACTCAAGACGATAATACAGTTGCTGAATTTGCTCCTTTTGGTAAAGCAAATCGCCAAGCATTAGATGCTATGTTAAAAATCGGTAAACGTGATGGTTTTAAAGTAGAAGACGTTGATGGATATGCTGGACACATTGATATTGGTGAAGGTAATGAAACATTTGGAATTTTAGGACACCTAGATGTCGTTCCTGTAAATGAGATAGGATGGGATAGTGATCCTTTTGAAGTGATTATTAAAGATGATAAATTATATGGTCGCGGTGTGGCTGATGATAAGGGGCCTCTTTTAGCTGGATATTATGCAGCTAAAATTATTAATTCTTTAAATTTACCTGTAAAAATGAAAATTAGAGTCATTTTTGGTTGTAATGAAGAATTAGGTAGTCGCTGTGTAAAATATTATTTTTCTAAAAAACCATATCCTAAAATGGGATTTACACCTGATGCTTCTTTTCCAGTTGTTTATGGTGAAAAAGCTGGTGGTGAATTTGTAATTGAAGGTAATGTTGAAAAAGGCGGTTTAATTTATTTAAGTGCTGGTAATAGAGCTAATATTGTACCAGAAACTTGTGAGGCAGTAATTTGTGGTAATTATAAACAATATGTAGATTCTTATAAAAGCTTTTTAAGTATAAATGACTTAACTGGTGATATTGAAGAAGAAGGTAATCATACTAAACTTGTTTTAAAAGGTAAATCTGCACATGCAAGTACCCCTGAAGAAGGAATTAATGCTGTTGTTTATTTATGTAAATATCTTGCAACAGTTGTTGATAATAAATTAGTTAATTTTATTTTAGAGTATCTTGATGATTGTAACGGTAAAAAGCTAGGTATTGATCATGTAGGCGTAATGGGACCTCTAACTTTAAATCTTGGCATTATTTCTTATTGTAAAGAAAATTTCAAAATAACTCTTGATTTACGTTGTCCTCATGATATGGACTTTGATAATATGATTTCTAAATTCCAAACAGTTTGTGCAAATTATGGTTTTAATGAATCACATAATATTGGAAAAGCTTTATATGTTGATCCTGATTCAAAATTAATCAAAACTTTACATGAAGCATATGTAAATGTTACTGGTGATACAGTTAATAAACCACAAACTATGGGTGGTGGAACATATGCTAAATCAATGCCTAATTGTGTTGCTTTTGGTGCTGAATTTTTAGGTGAAGATAATTTGATTCATGGTAATAATGAAAATATTAAAATTGAATCGTTATTAAAAGCAACTGAAATTTATTGTCAAGCTATCTATAATTTAATTAAAGTCTAG
- a CDS encoding YiiX/YebB-like N1pC/P60 family cysteine hydrolase, which yields MRKILLGIVLVLLIGGCLYENKPDEQTVVVEDSTDNQEVIEYQELLDYTELFKVGDIINLENVNYLSSYAIPGRWKHSLFYLGSYQQFTSFFNENDKYYQEIVKHYQNKDEILVLDSNSTGVKIRTFDQMANLKKESYLKALSGYRFKENDEFIKKYLYHALDYLNTPYDYAMVTYDEKNLYCSELVYYALQAVNIEVTKTSKILDHEIITPTDIGIFLESLPNTEHSYLLSKQNNCIENNTK from the coding sequence ATGAGAAAAATTCTTTTAGGAATAGTATTAGTATTACTAATAGGTGGTTGTTTATATGAAAATAAACCTGATGAACAAACAGTTGTTGTTGAAGATTCAACTGATAATCAAGAAGTAATTGAATATCAAGAGTTATTAGATTATACAGAACTTTTTAAAGTTGGTGATATAATAAATCTTGAAAATGTTAATTATTTAAGCTCATATGCTATTCCTGGAAGATGGAAACATTCATTGTTTTATCTAGGAAGCTATCAACAATTTACATCTTTTTTTAATGAAAATGATAAATATTATCAAGAGATTGTAAAACATTATCAAAATAAAGACGAGATTTTAGTACTAGATAGTAATTCAACTGGAGTAAAAATTAGAACTTTTGATCAAATGGCAAATTTAAAAAAAGAATCTTATTTAAAAGCATTATCTGGATATCGTTTTAAAGAAAATGATGAATTTATAAAGAAATATTTGTATCATGCACTAGATTATCTAAATACACCATATGATTATGCAATGGTTACGTATGATGAAAAAAATTTATATTGCAGTGAATTAGTATATTATGCATTGCAAGCTGTTAATATTGAAGTGACTAAAACTAGTAAAATTTTAGATCATGAAATAATCACGCCAACTGATATAGGTATTTTTTTAGAATCATTGCCTAATACTGAACATAGTTATTTATTAAGTAAACAAAATAATTGTATAGAAAATAATACAAAATAA